In Desulfuromonadaceae bacterium, the sequence AGTTTTCTTCTGCCGATTTTCAGCTTGAGTTGTTGAACAGGGCGGCCTGTGTCGTGGCGGTGTCCGCTGTATGGAGGATGTGCAGCAATTCCCTGGGATGAACACCCTGGCGTTTGGCCGTCTGCACAAGCGTTGGGATGATGCTGCGTTAATTGGGGGACGTTGTTAAGCTGGTTAACTTGTCGTTTTTCCAAGGCATTCCCACATCTCAACCCGATTTCTCTTTAAAAAGGCCAGCCTTCCCAAACTCCTCGAATTTGGTCAATTGGTGCCGCTATTCGCGCCTCTTTCGCACAAATCCGACATCTAATCCAAAGGGGGCGCCGATGGTTCTAAGTGTTTTCAGCGTCGGGTTCCCTTGCCCCGTCTCTACGGCCTGCAAGGTTTCGAAGCCTATTTTCAAGACCTTTTCCGCGTAGTCCCTCCTGTTCATGCCCAATACCTTGCGCATCATTCTTGTTGCTTCCGCCAAGGTGATGCACCCCTCCTCTATGGCGTCAAACAATTCCCGGCGCAGTCGCTTTATTTCTTTCTCATCTGGTCTTTTCATGGACACCGACCCTTTATCACTGTGGCGGACACGCCTCTTTTAAGTTTTTGGCTATCTGCCGGATTCTTCCTAAAAGGTCATCGAAAAGGCTTTCCTCAACGCCGCAACGAATCATTATCTCTGGCAGACGCTCAACTTCGAGGGCACAATCAGCAAACCAATTGCGCAGGTCTTTGCTGTTGAGGTCTGTTTCCTTTTCGAGGTCCTCAGCTACACGGCCCCAGTCGGGCAATCCGATCTCCTTTTCTCCTTCGGCGTCCCACCGATAAGCCCTGGCGATTCCTTCAGGGTCCTTAAACATCGGGGCAAAATCGAAGAGTGGAGACAGGACGACTTCCCCCGAGGGAAATTTCAGAAATGCTGTGTTCCTGCCGTGGTTATCCGTGTTTCTCAGCGCAACATTGAGGATATCCCTTTTGATGTATTCCAGAATTTCTTTGTGAGGCTCGGTTGTGTAGCGTCGGATCATCTTGCAGGCCTTGTTGTGGGAGCCTCTAATCCCAAATTCACTGATGCCGCAAATCGATGCCATGCTTTCCAGCCCGAATCGCTCCACACCCCCTTGTGTCACCCGTCGATCAAAGCGACGGACAAAGAGGGCGCCGTCTTCATATTCCAGGGGGGCTGCGGTCCGCAGGCCGAAGGCCCTGGCTACCTCGTAATAGGGGGCCTCGTTGCGAAGCACCAGCCTGTCGGCCTCTGTTTTTCCTCTTGGGAATTTGACCAGCCAATGGCACTTGGCTTGGTCTTCAGGAATGGCGCCTTCTGCATGCCAATGGCCTTTGTGGTCCTCCATCAGCAAAAATTTTGGAGCCTGTCCTTGCACGTCGCTGGCTCCCGCAACCAGCGCCCCGTTGGCTTCAGCGTACTCAATAAAGTCGACGTTTTTCTCTACAATCTTCTTCTTTTCAAAGCCGGGGTGCTCTTTTGGCTCGACGGCGGCTCCGGCAATGCGGAGATTGCCGGGCGGATTCCCTGTCGCAAATCTCAAAAGCTGCCACCAGGACGAAGCGTCATCTTTAATCCCAAGCATTTTGAGCCAGGCATCTCTTGCTGCGCCGGTCGGCAGCAGGTCGAGCAAAAAGGCCGGCCAACTGCCGCCTTCATAGCTGTCAAAGTTAATGGGGTAACGACACCCAACCCGGTCGACGATTCGGTCTTCCTCCATTCGCGAGAGGACATAATCAACATCATATAGGAGGCGGCATTCAGCATGATACCCCGCCCCGTAATTTTTTCCGTAGACACCGAAGTCGGCTACCTTGCGCCACTCCCCTTCGGCATATATTTCAATTATGACCTCGTCCATTCATTAACTCCAAAATCTTTTTATTGGATTATGATCCCATAAAAATGCCATATATTCTTTAAAAATTGGGTTTATAATACCATAATTATTATATTTTGGCTAATTAAATCTGTGGCACCCGCATGGCGACAACGTATATTCGTCACCATTTGAATCGGTTTGTCGGCAGGGCGGTGCCTGCGTTGAATGGGTGACCCTTATTTGAAGGAGGGGGGGTGGCTGAAGTCGCGGGCCATTTCGAGACGCTGGGATCTCAAGACATAAATCACTTCAGTGAGGTTCGGCACGTCCCTCTAATTATCCGGGCTCTGTTAAATAATTGGTTATAATCCTGTATTTTTGAGCGTCATATCAATTTTGATAGGGCTATGGGCCTATTTTTAGTTGTCCCTCTAATGGGTTGCCCGAAAATCTCGCGAGCCTTCGTGAACGCGGTCGGCGGGGGATATTTTTCTTGATGACACCGACCGACAGTCATTGCTGGATCGTTTTTCAAATTTGCTGGCACTGACGGAAACGCGACACAAGAGGACATCCTCGCTATTTTGACATTCGGATGAACATTTCAAGAATGTCAACATTTCAACGACGTATGGCTATCAGCTTTGCGTATGACTGGAACGCTAATTCAAATTCTTGCGCCAGCGCCCAAACTCCTTTATGATGAATCATTTATTTATTAACCCCACTGTTTTGAGCCTATGAAACGACGCAATTTATTCATTATTATCGGCCTTGGGCTGTTCCTGTGGCTTGCTGCGGCTGGCGTTGTGGCCAGCCGTTTCTTGACCACCGCAGTGACTCCGTCGCACGCGGTGCTGATCGACGTTGCTCCAGGGCAGTCTTTTGCAACCACGACACAACGGCTGGTTACGCAGGGGATCGTCAGTGATGGGCGAAAATTCAGGTTGCTGGCCCGCTGGCGTCAAGCCGCACGGCGGATCAAGGCCGGGGAATACGAATTTCGCGTGGCGGCAACCCCCGATCAGGTCCTTGCTCGGCTGATCTCCGGCGATGTCTACAAACGCAAGGTAACCATCCCGGAAGGGTTTGACTTGCGCCAGATCGCTGCACGTGTCGCCGCTGCCGGTCTTGTCCCGGCGACCGACTTTCTCAGCACAGTGACTGATCCGGATTTTGTCCGTGCGCTGGATATCGATGCACAGACGTTGGAGGGCTACCTTTTCCCCGAGACATATGCCTTTTCCCGTGGCACCTCGGTGAAACAGATCGTATCCGCCATGGTGGGGGAGTTACGTACCCGACTCAACCCGGAATTGCTCGCCGCTGCCGCGAAAGTCGGTCTTGATCCTCATCAACTGGTGACGCTGGCATCGCTGATCCAGAAAGAGACCGGCGTCAATGCCGAAATGCCCCTGATCTCGGCGGTGTTTCACAACCGGTTGAAACTGCGCATGCCGTTGCAGACCGATCCGACGGTGATCTACGGGATTGAAAATTTTGATGGCAATCTGACCCGCCGTCACTTGCGCGCCCCGACGCCGTACAACACCTATACCTTTGTCGGGTTGCCACCGGGACCGATAGCCGCACCGGGCGCACAAGCGCTGCACGCAGCGGCCCATCCGGCGGAGGTCGACACGCTTTATTTCGTCGCCAAAGGGGATGGGACCCACCAATTTTCCGGCAACCTGCGCGACCATAATCGCGCAGTACGACGTTATCAACTTCGTCACTGAACTTTTTGGTACTGACTATCGCAACGGGGTACGATGTCGCAACGCATTCTGATCGCCGAAGACAATCCGCATATCTGCACCGCGCTGAGTGCACTCTTGCAGCGTCGCGGCTTTGCGCCAGAAACCGTCGCCGATGGGGTGGCAGCACTGACGCGAATTGTTTCCTCCCCCCCCGATCTGCTCTTGCTCGACCTCAAGCTGCCACGTCTGCACGGCATCGATTTGCTTAAAAAACTGCGTGCAAGTCTGCGCACCAAAGATCTGCCAGTCATCGTCATGTCAGGGGTATATCAGGGTGACAAACACGTCCAGGCCGTGCGTTCACTCGGGGTCAGCCATTATCTCGCAAAACCGTTCAAGCCGGAAGCCCTGCTCGCGGCGCTTGAGGCGATGCTCCCGGCTGCCACGCAGCCGGCACGCCCTTCAGTTTCTGGCGGCCGCAGCGGTCCGTCATTGGCGTTTGATCAACTGTTGATACAGGCCTGGCGACGCCGTTTTACCGGGCGCTGCGAGCTGACCACTGCGACCGGAAATCACCTGCTGATCTTTTGCGACGGCTTGCCGGTGGCGGTTCGCCCCGGCTTTGTCTGTCATGATCTTGGTGAGTATCTGTCTAAACGTAAGCTGGTGACCGAGGAAGAGTGCCGTTACTATCGCAGCGGTGGTGAAGGGCGGGGCGAGACATTCGTGCGCATGGGCTGCTTCGATGATATCGTCCTGGCGCGCGAGCAGTTCGGCTGGCTGGCGGAGGAGTTAACCGCCGGCTTCGGCCTGCCGCCGGGGCAGGTTAAACTGCAACCTCTCGCGCCCTTATCCGACTGGCGACCACCTGGGGTGGGCATGGCACAGATCATCTATCATGGCTTCCACCGCCATGGCAGTGTTGCGGCGCGGCAGGAATTGCGACAACGTTTTGGCGCCGAGTATGTCGCCTTTGCGCCCGCCTATTTTCGGCATATCAACTTTTTAGATCTCAACGAGGAGGAACAGTCATTTATCGCGCGTGTCGACGGCAACCGGCGGCTCGATGAGTGTCTGGGTGACAGTGATAAATTGTTGCCCCTGCTGCAGACGCTGGTCGCGTTACAGATGCTCAACTTTGCCCCCTCTCCACTCGTTGCGGCGACAGCCGATTTTCCGGTGCGGCGTTTTTTCAATATCCCGGAGAGCGACGATCTTGATGGGGTTGAGGAAGCGACGCTGGTCAAATTTGATGATCTGGTCAGCGCCGCTGATGGCGAGGCAGATTTCGCGGCACCGCCGCCAATTACGCAACAGGCTGAAACAGCGACAGCGGATCTGGGGCAGCGGATTCGTGCCACCCATGCCGAATTTGAAGGGAAAAATTACTACGAAATATTCAAGTTGCGGCAGGGGGAATTCTCTTTTGACAAACTCAAGGAGCGTTATTTTGATTATACCCGCAGTTTCGGTCCAGAAGTGCTCATGCAGGTGGGGGGTGCCGAAGCGGTGCTGGTTGAAAAGATTCTCGATACCGTAACCACGGCCTATAACACCTTGTCCGACGTGGTCAAAAAGGAGCGCTACGACGAGATGCTCGGCTCCGAAAAGGTGGGGCTTGGCGAAGCGGGAGATGATCTTTTTCAGGCCCAGGTGCAATATCAGTCGGCCAAGGTTTTCCTGGAAATGGAAGAGTGGGATAACGCCGCCAGCGCCTTGCGCGACGCCATCAATCACGATCCGAAAAACGGGGAATACCAGGCGCATCTGGCCTGGGCAATCTATCGTAACCCCAAAAACGCCAACAGCAAGGCGATGCTCGACAATGCGCGACAGATGCTCAATCGGGCGATTTCAAACCAGAAAACCGCCGACGGCTTTGCCTACAAGGGGTGGATTCTGTTTGAAAACGGGCAGGAGAACCTGGCTGAGGCGGAATTCAGCAAGGCACTGAAAATCACCCCCCGCCACACCCTCGCCCGCAACGGGTTGAAAACGCTGAATGAAAAACGCGAGCAGGATAATAAAGGCCTTTTCAAACGGATGTTTCGCTGAGAATAGCGGTCGTTGACATTGACATTTGACGTGCGCAACCGCTATCATCACTGGATAGTTCAAGCTTTTTGTATCACGGCACAAACAGCAAACACGCAATGGCCCAAATCCCTCAAAGCCCGTTTTTCATGTCTGTTTGAGCTTCGTGGCACAGAGCATTTATTTTTTAGTAACTATTCACCTGCCCGTCCAAGGGTCGTCATCCCCGAGTGATCCTGTCGGGGATCCAGACGTTCAACCTTGAAAACCCTGGATTCCGGCTGAAATCTTGCCGGAATGACGCTGTAGGAGTCGCCTTCAGGCGCGATTGTTCGCGGCTAAAGCCGCTCCTACGAAAGAGCTGAACAGTTACATTTTTTATTCCAGAACAGATAACGAGTTTTCAAGATGGCACTTCTCAAGATATTGCACTACCCCGATCCGGTGTTAAGCCGCGTGGCAGAACCGGTCGACACAATCGACGCTGCGTTGCGGACGTTGGCAAGCGACATGGCCGAAACCATGTATGCGGCCCCCGGCGTCGGCCTGGCCGCCCCGCAGGTGGGGATATCACGTCGTTTGATCGTCCTTGATTGCACCCCCAAAGATGAACCGCGGCAGCTTTACACCGCGATCAATCCGGAAATAGTTGCGCACAGCGGGACACTCTTTGAAGAGGAAGGGTGTCTTTCGGTCCCCGGCTATTATGCGCGCGTCGAACGCGATGCAGAGATCACGGTACGTTTTCTTGATCTTGCCGGGGAGCAACACGAGCTGACCACTGACGGCCTTTTGGCCGTGGCCTTCCAGCACGAAATCGATCATCTCAATGGAATGCTTTTTGTTGATCGACTGTCATCATTGAAAAAATCGCTGTTCCGTAAAAAATACAAAAAAATTCTCGCTCAGCTGGAGGAATCCCTTTGATCCGTCCTGAAGAACTGCGCGTCGTCTTTATGGGAACCCCTGACTTCGCCCTTGCCGCCCTGGCAGGGCTGATTGCTGCCGGGGTTGATGTGTGCGGTGTGTTCACCCAGCCGGATCGCCCCAAGGGGCGCGGCAAACAACTGACCCCCCCGCCGGTCAAGCTGCTGGCTGAACGCCACACCATCCCGGTTTTTCAACCCACCCGGTTGCGCAGTCCCGACGCGGTCGAAGTGGTGCGTGCACTGGCTCCTGACCTGATTGTGGTCGTTGCCTACGGGCAGATTCTCCCGCAAAGTGTCCTCGATATCCCCCGCTTCGGCTGCATCAATGTGCACGCCTCGCTGCTGCCGAAATACCGCGGAGCGGCACCGATCAATCAGGCCCTTGTTGACGGTGCAACTGAAACCGGGGTGACAACGATGCAGATGGATGCCGGTCTTGATACCGGTGCCATGCTGGTCAAACGGGCGTTGTCCATCGGCCCTCTCGAAACAGCCGGGGAACTGCACGACCGGCTGGCCATACTGGGGCGCGAGGTCCTCGAAGAAACCTTGCGCCAGCTGTGCACGGGGACACTGCACCCCGAGGTGCAGGATGATGCGCTGAGCAGTTATGCCCCGCTGATGAAAAAGGAAGACGGGTTGATTGACTGGAGCCGCAGCGCCGCCGCGATTCATAATCAGGTGCGCGGGTTGTCTCCCTGGCCCGGAGCCTATACGTTGCTCGACACCACCGTGTTGAAACTGGCCGCAACCACGCCGACACACAGCCACGGCTCAGCCGGAATGGTGCTGGCGGTGGAGGCGGACGGAGTCGTGGTCGCCTGCGGGACAGGTGCGTTGCGTATCGGCACCTTGCAGTTGCCGGGGAAGAAGTGGCTTTTGGCGACTGAATTTGTTAAGGGGCACCCTTTACCACCGGGAACCCGCCTGGGATCCGCTGGTGACAGATAAGGCACCACTGAGCGGCACGGTTTGCGCCGCCGAGGCAGCTTACCGCCCCCGCAAACGCCTTTTTATCGGACTGTTGATGCTCGCCTGCGGGGTGATTCTCGGCTTAACCTTCCTGCTCTGGTGGGTGCCGAGTGTCGGGCTGCATGCGATCCACCCGATTCTGCCGACCATCTTTGGTACCCTGCTGGCCTGTCTGGTTTTTATCATTGTCGGCGGACTGGCGCTGCTGATTCTCACCCTGCTCACTGAACGTGACCTGTTTATTTCTGAACGATTACGCGGAATTGTCATCCGCTACCTGTTTCCGGCAATCATCACCATCGGTCGACTGGTCGGCGTTGATCGAGACACTCTGCAACAATCATTTATCGTTCTCAACAACCAGCTGGTGCGCGCAAAAAAAGTTCGCGTCCCCGCCGAGCGCGCGCTGATTCTGCTCCCCCACTGTATTCAACTGTTCGATTGCGCGATCAAGATTACCGGTGATGTGGGCAAATGTGTCCGCTGCGGCAAATGT encodes:
- a CDS encoding XRE family transcriptional regulator, producing MKRPDEKEIKRLRRELFDAIEEGCITLAEATRMMRKVLGMNRRDYAEKVLKIGFETLQAVETGQGNPTLKTLRTIGAPFGLDVGFVRKRRE
- a CDS encoding HipA domain-containing protein gives rise to the protein MDEVIIEIYAEGEWRKVADFGVYGKNYGAGYHAECRLLYDVDYVLSRMEEDRIVDRVGCRYPINFDSYEGGSWPAFLLDLLPTGAARDAWLKMLGIKDDASSWWQLLRFATGNPPGNLRIAGAAVEPKEHPGFEKKKIVEKNVDFIEYAEANGALVAGASDVQGQAPKFLLMEDHKGHWHAEGAIPEDQAKCHWLVKFPRGKTEADRLVLRNEAPYYEVARAFGLRTAAPLEYEDGALFVRRFDRRVTQGGVERFGLESMASICGISEFGIRGSHNKACKMIRRYTTEPHKEILEYIKRDILNVALRNTDNHGRNTAFLKFPSGEVVLSPLFDFAPMFKDPEGIARAYRWDAEGEKEIGLPDWGRVAEDLEKETDLNSKDLRNWFADCALEVERLPEIMIRCGVEESLFDDLLGRIRQIAKNLKEACPPQ
- the mltG gene encoding endolytic transglycosylase MltG; protein product: MKRRNLFIIIGLGLFLWLAAAGVVASRFLTTAVTPSHAVLIDVAPGQSFATTTQRLVTQGIVSDGRKFRLLARWRQAARRIKAGEYEFRVAATPDQVLARLISGDVYKRKVTIPEGFDLRQIAARVAAAGLVPATDFLSTVTDPDFVRALDIDAQTLEGYLFPETYAFSRGTSVKQIVSAMVGELRTRLNPELLAAAAKVGLDPHQLVTLASLIQKETGVNAEMPLISAVFHNRLKLRMPLQTDPTVIYGIENFDGNLTRRHLRAPTPYNTYTFVGLPPGPIAAPGAQALHAAAHPAEVDTLYFVAKGDGTHQFSGNLRDHNRAVRRYQLRH
- a CDS encoding response regulator, which codes for MSQRILIAEDNPHICTALSALLQRRGFAPETVADGVAALTRIVSSPPDLLLLDLKLPRLHGIDLLKKLRASLRTKDLPVIVMSGVYQGDKHVQAVRSLGVSHYLAKPFKPEALLAALEAMLPAATQPARPSVSGGRSGPSLAFDQLLIQAWRRRFTGRCELTTATGNHLLIFCDGLPVAVRPGFVCHDLGEYLSKRKLVTEEECRYYRSGGEGRGETFVRMGCFDDIVLAREQFGWLAEELTAGFGLPPGQVKLQPLAPLSDWRPPGVGMAQIIYHGFHRHGSVAARQELRQRFGAEYVAFAPAYFRHINFLDLNEEEQSFIARVDGNRRLDECLGDSDKLLPLLQTLVALQMLNFAPSPLVAATADFPVRRFFNIPESDDLDGVEEATLVKFDDLVSAADGEADFAAPPPITQQAETATADLGQRIRATHAEFEGKNYYEIFKLRQGEFSFDKLKERYFDYTRSFGPEVLMQVGGAEAVLVEKILDTVTTAYNTLSDVVKKERYDEMLGSEKVGLGEAGDDLFQAQVQYQSAKVFLEMEEWDNAASALRDAINHDPKNGEYQAHLAWAIYRNPKNANSKAMLDNARQMLNRAISNQKTADGFAYKGWILFENGQENLAEAEFSKALKITPRHTLARNGLKTLNEKREQDNKGLFKRMFR
- the def gene encoding peptide deformylase, coding for MALLKILHYPDPVLSRVAEPVDTIDAALRTLASDMAETMYAAPGVGLAAPQVGISRRLIVLDCTPKDEPRQLYTAINPEIVAHSGTLFEEEGCLSVPGYYARVERDAEITVRFLDLAGEQHELTTDGLLAVAFQHEIDHLNGMLFVDRLSSLKKSLFRKKYKKILAQLEESL
- the fmt gene encoding methionyl-tRNA formyltransferase, which translates into the protein MGTPDFALAALAGLIAAGVDVCGVFTQPDRPKGRGKQLTPPPVKLLAERHTIPVFQPTRLRSPDAVEVVRALAPDLIVVVAYGQILPQSVLDIPRFGCINVHASLLPKYRGAAPINQALVDGATETGVTTMQMDAGLDTGAMLVKRALSIGPLETAGELHDRLAILGREVLEETLRQLCTGTLHPEVQDDALSSYAPLMKKEDGLIDWSRSAAAIHNQVRGLSPWPGAYTLLDTTVLKLAATTPTHSHGSAGMVLAVEADGVVVACGTGALRIGTLQLPGKKWLLATEFVKGHPLPPGTRLGSAGDR
- a CDS encoding DUF116 domain-containing protein, whose amino-acid sequence is MLACGVILGLTFLLWWVPSVGLHAIHPILPTIFGTLLACLVFIIVGGLALLILTLLTERDLFISERLRGIVIRYLFPAIITIGRLVGVDRDTLQQSFIVLNNQLVRAKKVRVPAERALILLPHCIQLFDCAIKITGDVGKCVRCGKCDISELTALAAHYDIDIAVATGGTLARKIIVEKRPLFILAVACERDLTSGIRDAYPLPVLGVLNRRPYGPCFNTRIVFDEVERALQEHIINVS